A single region of the Microlunatus panaciterrae genome encodes:
- the dpdG gene encoding protein DpdG — translation MAVLNPPRTLPGLGRAIVNYLLDARRSPTEDDLVAAFKPEGLNPGAEAAGGLKNTISSLRAINVLETNADATLQLGPQVPTPKSPFDAPKFRRLLQSRVFDLGRDGDIWATQLGDGHTSGARDLNRALTWVMAQDALGQPLSWTENLQTLQPEQFGTTDRESWAIVNDTRWVAASRWIVALGLATPSVMKDRTGVVPLPVAAVEDALRTMPADRLPIHDLLARIGQALPVLHGGSMRSGLVSLLGTDPDPGIIADCADSSVGQALRTLEERGRIRFETLPDAQGIRLSRFDAARQTHAIVKSGGKK, via the coding sequence ATGGCAGTACTCAACCCGCCACGCACCCTGCCGGGCCTCGGCCGCGCCATCGTGAACTACCTCCTCGATGCGCGTCGTTCGCCGACCGAGGACGACCTCGTCGCCGCCTTCAAGCCGGAAGGCCTAAACCCCGGCGCCGAGGCAGCCGGCGGACTGAAGAACACGATCTCCTCTCTGCGCGCGATCAACGTGCTCGAAACGAATGCCGACGCAACGCTTCAACTAGGGCCTCAGGTCCCGACCCCGAAGTCTCCATTCGACGCTCCGAAGTTTCGACGACTCCTTCAATCCCGCGTCTTCGACCTCGGCCGGGATGGCGACATTTGGGCAACACAACTCGGCGACGGCCACACCAGTGGTGCACGTGACCTCAACCGCGCCCTGACCTGGGTGATGGCTCAGGACGCGCTGGGCCAACCACTGTCTTGGACCGAGAACCTGCAAACGCTCCAGCCTGAGCAGTTCGGCACCACCGATCGCGAATCGTGGGCCATCGTCAATGACACTCGTTGGGTGGCGGCTTCCCGATGGATTGTCGCCCTCGGTTTGGCGACCCCGTCGGTCATGAAGGACCGGACCGGCGTGGTTCCGCTACCAGTTGCAGCGGTCGAGGACGCACTGCGAACCATGCCCGCAGACCGTCTCCCAATCCATGACCTCCTCGCGCGCATCGGACAGGCACTTCCCGTCCTTCATGGCGGGTCGATGCGTTCCGGGCTGGTATCCCTCCTCGGCACCGACCCGGACCCAGGAATCATCGCCGACTGCGCGGACAGCTCGGTCGGGCAGGCACTGCGCACTCTCGAGGAGCGCGGCCGTATCCGGTTCGAAACACTCCCAGACGCACAAGGCATCCGTCTGTCCCGATTCGACGCCGCGCGACAAACGCACGCCATCGTGAAGTCTGGAGGAAAGAAGTGA
- the dpdH gene encoding protein DpdH — protein MSWRGTLPAACWNAHEASAIIPVEAESTSDGVFLATHSTIPITQRDQVDNARGGAVVDERSLLRAVQEQPADQPIIPILGKSGTGKSHLVRWLRAHLETKESTRLIFVPKHRMSLRGILELILEHASGERADELRAKVATAVDAAADEKTAQLKLRNALAVNIETRGNRTDGSPEEIELRAYLASPGGLPALFGDDVFRSRLLDQNGPIARLVREKLSGKGDEDKDDAFGFTADDLNLSVDDVNRAGQAAREVAGALTSERSFRELAARMINEQLGPSVSEVFGVGGDDLKQILTDVRVEMDKQGLELLVLIEDFSIFQGIQGGLIDAITLISTEAQRLCPMRVVMAVTTGYFINQMPETVYTRTYRVFDLDLPDGRGASFQPAGFAGRYLNAVRVGATELDAAHAGGDEVPNACEQCPVNAECHSSFGQVDGYGLFPFNTAALDRAIKSQSTDGGFVARNVLTRVLRPVLHRDQAEIDNGRFPSYGFANDFRSGASDRLANIEDQFKLRSPGDEELSERRVRLVRFWGSGAGAVNLAPTIHDAFEVTPINGLDDPKPPIVDPRPSTPTQPSPTPTPTPQPVAAGPALVKAVDGWLATGNILQGEINDLRNIVFQAVRQRLAFDDGYGGDSLWGNDKALAPGFEAKMVEFSQAKIAGAVLPMDRSNPEDMRALRALAWANHKNNWAEVPDGERLQRLTETAIDRWATRVGGTILPPERPNDDTELARLVEVLLNIARALGIADAFKSDTTSRIRALFAPIPARTDLESRAGLRSLHGFLVDGAGSGNSVTRVGRGQLQQRLLRHASYSQGSGKPLALDLHKVAKVVRSGAAGAPWPESTPDLVKSSVSTIEARLASIDSLHAEASNLVPDLSDLGGELADVAAELLVLVNERANAGALPGGINPADLQAAAKAVRPGDQRKVEATFAELSRWDQLTIEEKFQVLNGDWDEPARRVDTWLRMARQTVRLLEHSLGNGSPSDVQREYAEARDQLIADLTAMADSISTPATEDSSGPEELA, from the coding sequence GTGAGTTGGCGTGGCACCCTCCCTGCGGCCTGCTGGAATGCACATGAGGCTTCAGCGATCATCCCTGTCGAGGCGGAAAGCACGTCTGACGGCGTCTTCCTAGCCACACACAGCACCATCCCGATCACCCAGCGTGACCAGGTGGACAACGCCCGCGGCGGCGCGGTGGTTGACGAACGCTCCTTGCTTCGTGCTGTACAGGAGCAGCCTGCGGACCAGCCGATCATTCCCATCCTCGGCAAGTCCGGAACAGGCAAGTCCCACCTCGTCCGGTGGCTACGAGCTCACCTGGAAACGAAGGAATCGACCCGCCTGATCTTCGTCCCCAAGCACCGAATGTCGCTGCGTGGGATCCTCGAACTGATCCTTGAACACGCAAGCGGCGAGCGGGCCGACGAACTCCGGGCAAAGGTCGCGACCGCAGTCGATGCCGCCGCGGACGAGAAGACCGCACAATTGAAACTGCGCAACGCACTAGCAGTGAACATCGAGACACGTGGGAATCGCACCGACGGGTCACCCGAGGAGATCGAACTCCGCGCGTATCTCGCTTCTCCCGGTGGCCTTCCGGCGCTCTTCGGCGACGACGTCTTCCGAAGCCGACTCCTCGACCAGAACGGGCCCATCGCCCGCCTTGTGCGCGAGAAGTTGTCCGGGAAGGGCGATGAGGACAAGGACGATGCCTTCGGCTTCACCGCCGACGACCTGAACCTCTCTGTTGACGACGTCAACCGGGCCGGCCAGGCCGCACGCGAGGTCGCCGGCGCGCTGACCAGCGAACGCTCCTTTCGTGAACTCGCCGCAAGAATGATCAACGAGCAACTCGGCCCGTCCGTGAGCGAGGTCTTCGGCGTGGGCGGCGACGATCTCAAGCAGATCCTCACCGACGTCCGCGTGGAGATGGACAAGCAGGGCCTCGAGCTATTGGTGCTCATCGAGGACTTCTCGATCTTCCAAGGCATCCAGGGTGGGCTGATCGATGCCATCACGCTCATCTCTACTGAGGCGCAGAGGCTGTGTCCGATGCGAGTCGTAATGGCCGTCACCACCGGTTACTTCATCAATCAGATGCCGGAAACTGTCTACACGAGGACGTACCGAGTCTTTGATCTCGACCTACCCGACGGAAGGGGTGCGTCGTTCCAGCCAGCAGGGTTCGCGGGTCGATACCTCAACGCCGTTCGAGTCGGGGCAACGGAGCTCGATGCAGCACATGCAGGCGGGGATGAGGTACCCAACGCCTGCGAACAGTGCCCCGTCAACGCGGAATGCCACTCATCGTTCGGCCAGGTTGACGGCTACGGCCTCTTCCCGTTCAACACCGCCGCCCTCGACCGCGCCATCAAGAGCCAATCCACGGACGGCGGTTTCGTGGCTCGCAACGTGCTGACCCGTGTCCTTCGGCCGGTGCTGCATCGTGATCAGGCCGAGATTGACAATGGCCGCTTCCCGAGCTATGGCTTCGCCAATGACTTCCGGTCCGGTGCGAGCGACCGCCTGGCGAACATCGAGGACCAGTTCAAACTGCGGTCGCCCGGAGACGAGGAACTTTCCGAACGTCGCGTTCGGCTCGTCCGATTTTGGGGCTCAGGGGCGGGCGCGGTAAACCTCGCGCCGACGATCCATGACGCCTTCGAAGTCACGCCGATCAACGGTCTCGACGATCCGAAACCGCCGATCGTGGACCCCCGTCCGTCTACGCCCACCCAGCCTTCGCCGACTCCCACCCCGACTCCACAACCAGTCGCTGCGGGTCCGGCGCTCGTCAAGGCCGTCGATGGCTGGCTCGCAACCGGCAACATCCTGCAAGGCGAAATTAACGACCTTCGAAACATCGTCTTCCAGGCGGTTCGACAGCGACTCGCGTTCGACGACGGTTACGGCGGCGACAGTCTGTGGGGCAACGACAAGGCCCTCGCACCAGGGTTCGAAGCGAAGATGGTCGAGTTCAGCCAAGCGAAGATCGCTGGCGCTGTCTTGCCGATGGACCGATCGAACCCAGAAGACATGCGAGCGCTGCGGGCACTCGCATGGGCCAACCACAAGAACAACTGGGCAGAAGTGCCGGACGGAGAGCGTCTACAGAGGCTCACCGAGACTGCCATCGACCGATGGGCAACGAGGGTGGGTGGCACCATCCTCCCGCCGGAGCGTCCCAACGATGACACCGAACTGGCTCGGCTCGTCGAAGTGCTACTCAACATTGCACGAGCGCTCGGAATCGCCGATGCGTTCAAGTCGGACACCACCAGTCGGATCCGAGCCCTCTTCGCCCCAATCCCTGCACGGACAGATCTCGAGTCGAGAGCCGGTCTCAGGTCCCTCCACGGCTTCCTGGTGGACGGTGCCGGCAGCGGTAACAGCGTGACTCGCGTCGGCCGCGGCCAACTCCAACAGCGACTGCTCCGTCACGCCTCCTACAGCCAGGGTTCCGGCAAGCCCCTTGCCCTGGACCTCCACAAGGTGGCCAAGGTCGTCCGGAGCGGGGCCGCGGGCGCGCCCTGGCCGGAGTCGACACCCGACCTGGTCAAGTCCTCGGTCTCGACCATCGAGGCCCGGCTCGCGTCAATCGACTCCTTGCACGCCGAAGCTTCGAACCTGGTTCCCGATCTCTCCGACCTCGGAGGCGAGCTTGCCGACGTCGCCGCAGAACTTCTAGTCCTCGTGAACGAGCGAGCAAACGCCGGCGCGCTGCCAGGCGGGATCAATCCAGCCGACCTCCAAGCCGCAGCGAAGGCTGTCAGGCCCGGCGACCAACGCAAGGTCGAGGCCACCTTTGCTGAGCTGAGTCGCTGGGATCAACTCACGATTGAGGAGAAGTTCCAGGTCCTGAATGGCGACTGGGACGAGCCAGCGCGGCGAGTGGATACCTGGCTCCGGATGGCCCGTCAAACCGTGCGCCTGCTTGAGCACAGCCTTGGCAACGGCAGCCCCTCTGACGTGCAGCGCGAATACGCTGAGGCACGCGACCAACTGATCGCCGACCTCACGGCCATGGCCGACTCAATCTCGACCCCAGCAACCGAAGATTCATCCGGACCAGAGGAACTCGCATGA
- the dpdJ gene encoding protein DpdJ — MNPALLTRMLDRLESLEDPLLCWGVVDGGFSTDELRQVIGDELTSSHEWDLSADDVIEAMTARALLVHDSSASPGRWRTRNGETIRLVARLRQTFLGQTWQSGTNLISDFRYARRPRFYPKRDHPWTTALEGVVGPIDAYRGVLGVLTQRDGKHDLLGGFQVRATRHILTALQSQSTTATVVGAGTGSGKTNAFYLPAFSYLAGITDPSAWTRALAVYPRTELLKDQLDTAFAHACRLDDLWKLSTGRSMTIGALYASTPTSAKNVRLPHRGWGKRPQGMASPQMRCPGDGFAQCGGELVWPNEDIDAGVERLVCATCRRSFGQDQVVLTRQSMQKSPPDLLFVTTEMLNRGLSDLNLTRPLGIDVPVGKKPRMMLLDEIHTYDGTTGAQAAMVLRRWHHSIQTPITFVGLSATLSSPIRHMADLTGVDDELVTSITPDADELEYEGAEYLLALRSDPTSGASVLSTTIQTSMLLPRAQDEPASRISSGIYGTKAFVFTDDLDVTNRLFSYLLDAEGQRYAFGKPKSFKAPLASVRANPNGGDVTQQRRAGQLWDLSTAIGHKFATIGEGLRVSRTTSQDSGVTADSQLIVATASLEVGFDDPDVGVVIQHKAPRGVAAFLQRKGRAGRKRTMRPYTAVVLSDYGRDRATYESWDTLFDPVLPDLVLPIRNRAVLRMQATIAMIDWLTSQLRQQGVPRTTIGWTALGQKPADSFAKPGRETQLKAVEILNDALRDPDRQRSLRTWVQNALGLSDSEANEVLWHPPRPLLLQAIPTLRRRLLHNWSVAEASGVHEFRDLMGGNPLPDFFPMNLFSELALPETFVSIPPQSDRDTDRELQAMGLGQMLREYAPGRVSRRFATRNLEHRHWIPVPIGVAEPVLELTTILPVFGVEEPCTVDIDGTPTTTTVVRPDQVVVELPPKAVKDSSNATMQWRSQFIETGTGLIIRVPTADPVGRLIRDARFFVHAQNAHVNVHRAAVSADATLNLEDGTEQRVRSRFTLHGQPAAMGSTFDVDGLRIRVELPEDIAIPADLLPGLRSAWFKHVLLNDDELLGSLNSFRIDWLHQCLEAMLLTTSVRDQSTLAEAYATIHDSFDDKLDETLDAMFRASSVIESESAVLSRMGARLKEALKDPAIAARLDALAPQYWSPEPATFSHWLRERTLSTLGHATLAAARQICPEHDPESVIVDIEPGYDADGRPRAGEIWLSESSIGGGGFVEALAARVRPDPRRLLRLILRATQPSTYELVDSHLQRVIDLMATDATWSGLVNDFRSAPDQVTRVQALGRIRDGLRQSGIYGAEQSVVSSLASRVLRPGSTPSTDATLATVTTEWKSEERRLGVEIPPRTWAYLMRTRSDLDSGLVLTGGGSERQRMDAVQSLLWPRGWQLRAEELNVWNPFAENLPAAPEVLRSLASAGDPPLPLTGDFRNRVRQTLAQRGSAQVLATPEQARDLADLLVGVCVEPVVTEYLNVYPRVVEIDHRANGDVLVTLELAEVSA; from the coding sequence ATGAACCCGGCGCTGCTGACCAGGATGCTTGACCGACTCGAGTCCCTCGAGGATCCACTGCTGTGCTGGGGCGTCGTCGACGGGGGCTTCAGCACGGATGAACTTCGTCAGGTGATCGGCGACGAACTCACTTCCAGCCACGAGTGGGATCTGAGTGCAGACGACGTCATTGAGGCAATGACTGCGCGCGCGCTACTCGTGCACGACTCAAGCGCGTCGCCAGGCCGTTGGCGTACCCGCAACGGCGAGACCATCCGCTTGGTGGCGCGACTGCGACAGACCTTCCTCGGCCAGACCTGGCAATCGGGGACCAATCTGATCTCCGACTTCCGCTACGCACGCCGGCCCCGCTTCTACCCAAAGCGCGATCACCCCTGGACCACGGCTCTCGAAGGGGTCGTTGGCCCCATCGACGCGTATCGAGGGGTGCTTGGGGTCCTAACCCAACGCGATGGCAAGCATGACCTCTTGGGAGGGTTCCAGGTCCGCGCTACGAGGCACATCTTGACCGCGTTGCAGAGTCAGTCCACAACAGCCACCGTGGTCGGTGCCGGAACCGGAAGCGGAAAGACAAACGCGTTCTACCTCCCTGCGTTCAGCTACCTGGCCGGCATCACGGACCCTTCCGCATGGACCCGCGCCCTAGCCGTCTATCCCCGGACCGAACTGCTGAAGGATCAACTGGACACGGCGTTCGCCCATGCTTGCCGACTCGACGATCTGTGGAAGCTGTCCACTGGACGATCGATGACGATCGGCGCCCTCTACGCCAGCACGCCCACGAGTGCGAAGAACGTAAGGCTTCCCCATCGCGGTTGGGGAAAGCGCCCCCAAGGCATGGCTTCCCCGCAGATGCGCTGTCCCGGTGATGGCTTCGCCCAATGTGGAGGCGAACTCGTCTGGCCGAACGAAGACATCGATGCCGGGGTCGAACGCCTCGTTTGCGCTACCTGCCGGCGCTCGTTCGGACAGGACCAGGTCGTCCTTACCCGGCAATCAATGCAGAAGTCCCCTCCCGACCTGCTCTTCGTGACTACCGAGATGCTCAATCGCGGTCTCTCCGATCTGAACCTCACGCGACCTTTGGGCATCGACGTGCCGGTCGGCAAGAAGCCTCGGATGATGCTCCTCGATGAGATTCACACCTACGACGGAACCACCGGCGCACAGGCTGCGATGGTGCTCCGCCGGTGGCACCACAGCATTCAAACTCCCATTACGTTCGTCGGTCTTTCTGCGACGTTGTCGAGCCCGATCCGCCACATGGCAGACCTGACCGGGGTCGACGACGAACTCGTCACCAGCATCACGCCCGATGCCGACGAGTTGGAGTACGAGGGCGCGGAATACTTGCTCGCCCTCCGCAGCGATCCCACCAGCGGCGCGTCTGTACTATCCACCACCATCCAGACATCCATGCTGCTCCCGCGGGCGCAGGATGAGCCGGCGAGTCGGATCTCATCCGGTATTTACGGAACGAAGGCCTTCGTCTTCACGGACGACCTCGATGTCACCAACCGTCTCTTCTCGTACCTCCTTGACGCGGAGGGGCAGCGGTACGCGTTCGGGAAGCCCAAGTCCTTCAAAGCTCCTCTCGCGTCAGTACGCGCCAACCCCAACGGGGGCGATGTCACGCAACAGCGCCGCGCGGGTCAACTCTGGGATCTGTCGACCGCTATCGGTCACAAGTTCGCGACTATCGGCGAGGGCTTGCGCGTTAGTCGAACCACGTCCCAAGACTCAGGCGTTACTGCCGACAGCCAGTTGATCGTCGCGACAGCCTCACTCGAAGTTGGCTTCGACGACCCCGACGTCGGCGTAGTCATTCAGCACAAAGCACCTCGCGGGGTAGCCGCCTTCCTTCAGCGGAAGGGGCGAGCGGGACGCAAGCGGACCATGCGGCCCTACACAGCAGTCGTGCTGTCCGACTACGGCCGCGACCGCGCGACGTACGAGTCGTGGGACACCCTGTTTGATCCCGTGCTGCCTGATCTCGTGCTCCCGATCCGCAACCGAGCCGTACTACGCATGCAAGCCACCATCGCGATGATCGATTGGCTAACAAGTCAGCTTCGGCAACAGGGCGTCCCGAGAACGACAATCGGTTGGACCGCCCTTGGCCAGAAGCCGGCCGACAGTTTCGCCAAGCCGGGCCGCGAGACTCAACTCAAGGCCGTTGAGATCTTGAACGATGCCCTCCGCGATCCGGACCGTCAGCGAAGCCTGCGCACGTGGGTGCAGAACGCACTCGGCCTGTCCGACTCAGAGGCCAACGAGGTCTTGTGGCATCCGCCGAGGCCACTGTTGCTTCAGGCGATCCCTACGTTGCGTCGCCGACTCCTCCACAACTGGAGCGTGGCAGAGGCCAGCGGAGTCCACGAGTTTCGCGATCTCATGGGTGGCAATCCCCTGCCCGACTTCTTCCCGATGAACCTCTTCAGCGAACTAGCTTTGCCCGAGACCTTCGTGAGCATTCCGCCCCAGTCGGACCGGGATACCGACCGAGAGCTCCAGGCGATGGGTCTCGGCCAGATGCTCCGCGAGTACGCACCTGGTCGCGTTTCACGCCGATTCGCAACTCGGAATCTCGAGCACCGCCACTGGATTCCCGTTCCGATCGGCGTTGCTGAACCTGTGCTTGAGCTCACCACAATCCTGCCGGTCTTCGGAGTCGAGGAACCTTGCACCGTCGACATCGACGGCACACCGACGACCACAACGGTGGTTCGCCCCGATCAGGTCGTAGTCGAGCTACCGCCGAAGGCAGTGAAGGACTCGTCCAACGCAACGATGCAATGGCGGTCGCAGTTCATCGAAACGGGGACCGGCCTGATCATCCGCGTGCCAACGGCCGACCCTGTCGGGCGCCTGATCAGGGACGCTCGCTTCTTCGTGCATGCTCAGAACGCTCACGTCAATGTCCATCGTGCGGCCGTGAGCGCTGATGCCACCCTGAACCTCGAGGACGGCACTGAGCAGCGAGTACGATCACGGTTCACGCTTCATGGCCAACCGGCAGCGATGGGCTCCACTTTTGACGTGGACGGATTGCGCATCCGAGTGGAACTGCCGGAGGACATCGCCATCCCAGCCGACCTCCTGCCCGGGCTGCGCAGTGCCTGGTTCAAGCACGTCCTGCTCAATGACGATGAGTTACTGGGCTCCCTGAATAGCTTCCGGATCGACTGGCTGCACCAGTGCCTAGAGGCCATGCTGCTCACCACGTCAGTACGTGACCAGAGCACGCTCGCGGAGGCTTACGCAACGATCCACGACTCGTTTGACGACAAACTCGACGAAACCCTCGACGCCATGTTCAGAGCCTCCAGCGTGATCGAGTCAGAGTCCGCGGTGCTGTCACGAATGGGCGCTCGGCTCAAAGAAGCACTCAAGGACCCCGCGATCGCGGCCCGACTCGACGCCTTGGCGCCGCAATACTGGTCTCCCGAGCCCGCAACTTTCAGCCACTGGCTCCGGGAGCGGACGCTTTCGACGCTTGGACACGCGACGCTTGCTGCGGCGAGACAGATCTGCCCGGAACACGATCCTGAAAGCGTCATCGTTGACATCGAGCCCGGATATGACGCCGACGGCAGGCCGCGGGCCGGCGAGATTTGGTTGTCCGAGTCGTCGATCGGCGGCGGCGGATTCGTCGAAGCCCTCGCAGCGCGCGTCCGCCCCGATCCGCGTCGACTCCTTCGGCTCATCCTCCGAGCTACGCAGCCCAGTACGTACGAACTCGTTGACAGCCACCTTCAGCGGGTAATCGACCTCATGGCAACGGACGCCACCTGGTCTGGCCTCGTCAACGACTTTCGATCTGCGCCTGATCAGGTAACGCGCGTCCAGGCGCTCGGGCGGATCAGGGATGGCCTTCGCCAATCAGGCATCTACGGCGCCGAACAGTCCGTCGTTTCCTCACTAGCAAGCCGCGTTCTTCGGCCGGGTTCAACACCATCGACTGACGCGACGTTGGCGACTGTAACAACCGAGTGGAAGTCTGAAGAGCGGCGGCTCGGTGTCGAGATCCCGCCTCGCACCTGGGCGTACCTGATGCGTACGCGCTCCGACCTCGATTCTGGTTTGGTCCTCACAGGCGGAGGTAGCGAGCGCCAGCGCATGGATGCGGTACAAAGCCTGCTCTGGCCCCGCGGCTGGCAACTCCGTGCCGAAGAATTGAACGTGTGGAATCCCTTTGCCGAGAACTTGCCTGCGGCACCCGAGGTTCTGCGATCGCTCGCGTCAGCGGGCGATCCTCCGCTCCCGCTGACCGGCGACTTCCGAAATCGCGTCCGGCAGACCCTGGCACAGCGTGGCTCCGCACAGGTTCTGGCCACCCCAGAGCAGGCCCGGGATCTCGCAGACCTGCTCGTGGGTGTGTGTGTCGAACCAGTAGTGACCGAATACCTCAACGTGTATCCCCGAGTCGTGGAGATCGACCATCGGGCGAATGGCGACGTGCTCGTCACACTCGAACTCGCTGAGGTGTCGGCATGA
- the dpdF gene encoding protein DpdF, with translation MTDQWNLARAHLAGAKDNRDLLTGSHRRLVDAWFSEVPGAEIAGDVAALLGQVLRHRRGTSGHSNSFLILRLDERGVPVETLRLANLDVTKFGLYEHHIAIGPDWAPDWLRGDVRWIDLACTSPDSFEGPKGVVSTSARHDMAVPVDPSVAAIAGIDTYRSRSQASAVRTAALAPAGDTLHVVLPTGTGKSLVGIAPGLLARTGVTVVVVPTIALALDQERQLHQRFPNQGLPQELAYYGDRAATEKEAIKERLRDGRQRVLFTSPEALVTGLAQALRRLAARGELSHVVIDEAHLVRTWGLSFRPEFQVVASLIAELREVARAQGVAPPHVELLTATLSRQSLLLNDELFAGTGTSLFVGSTYLRTEIRYLFAPPAPNESRLDRVVEALHHLPRPAIVYTTKKESADTLAVRLRQAGFGRTAVFHGDVRAGDRLKVLRAWSGDAGPTSVDVVVGTSAFGLGVDQSDVRSVIHACVPASVDRFYQEVGRGGRDGHAAVSVWMPSTTDAQEGRAIENATVLGDKKSWGRWDAMRSARISDDPLRRELVVDTSTVPSWLYHASDSNQLWNRNTLVLLQRAGVLDIVDTPPPTLERVECEPEADWQQRVDAAWSAYVKHATVRIRSGIPNVDEATVLHAIDRVRREIRDSESDSRDRIERMFRLDECWGSILSEEYAYEDVGAMCAHQVVAPACSGCPAVAHVHEPSLRAARPVVQEAFLPQLHREVSPTLAAMATSGRTLVVTYPEGDLRIHLAELVTKAVTHGVRGILASASLVGLPAVVDAGRSAPEGLVATDPLVAGPPRTFPIPTLVLLDPTDPPQLSWLAGQTGSLRIVVLPEETTDPEYPGQPVKSIRVPHWTLSYFLRSL, from the coding sequence ATGACCGATCAGTGGAACTTGGCGAGAGCCCACCTGGCTGGCGCCAAAGACAACCGCGACCTTCTGACCGGGTCCCACCGCCGACTGGTGGATGCATGGTTCTCGGAGGTGCCGGGGGCCGAGATCGCGGGTGATGTTGCCGCGCTCCTGGGCCAGGTACTGCGTCACCGCCGAGGGACTTCAGGTCATTCCAATAGCTTCCTGATCCTTCGACTCGACGAGCGAGGCGTTCCGGTTGAGACACTTCGCCTGGCGAACCTCGACGTCACCAAGTTCGGCCTGTACGAGCACCACATCGCCATCGGCCCAGACTGGGCGCCCGACTGGCTCCGCGGCGACGTGCGCTGGATCGACTTGGCCTGCACGAGCCCCGACAGTTTCGAGGGCCCGAAGGGGGTCGTGTCCACCTCTGCCCGACACGACATGGCGGTGCCGGTTGACCCGTCTGTGGCTGCTATTGCTGGCATCGACACTTACCGTTCGCGCAGCCAGGCGAGCGCCGTCCGGACGGCCGCACTTGCACCTGCAGGCGACACGCTCCACGTGGTCCTACCAACCGGGACAGGAAAGTCCCTGGTGGGCATCGCGCCCGGGTTACTCGCCCGTACAGGGGTAACGGTCGTCGTGGTCCCGACCATTGCACTGGCCCTTGACCAGGAGCGCCAACTTCATCAACGGTTTCCGAACCAGGGCCTCCCTCAAGAATTGGCCTACTACGGCGATCGTGCGGCGACTGAAAAGGAGGCGATCAAGGAGCGCCTGCGCGACGGTAGGCAAAGGGTGCTCTTCACCTCGCCCGAGGCTCTCGTCACCGGTTTGGCGCAGGCTCTTCGGCGCTTGGCTGCCCGGGGCGAACTGAGCCACGTCGTGATCGACGAGGCACACCTCGTACGCACCTGGGGCCTGAGTTTCCGACCCGAGTTCCAAGTCGTCGCCTCCCTGATTGCCGAACTGCGAGAGGTCGCCCGAGCGCAAGGGGTAGCACCGCCTCATGTTGAACTACTGACAGCTACCCTCTCCCGACAGAGCCTGCTGCTGAACGACGAACTGTTCGCCGGAACCGGCACCTCCCTATTCGTAGGTTCGACATACCTACGCACTGAGATCCGCTACCTGTTTGCGCCGCCCGCCCCCAACGAATCGCGCCTCGACCGAGTAGTCGAAGCGCTCCACCACCTTCCGCGGCCGGCGATCGTGTATACGACCAAGAAGGAGTCGGCCGACACCCTCGCAGTTCGGCTCCGACAGGCGGGGTTTGGCCGCACGGCGGTCTTCCATGGCGATGTGCGCGCCGGCGACAGGCTCAAGGTCCTGCGGGCATGGTCGGGCGATGCCGGCCCGACGTCCGTCGACGTCGTCGTGGGGACTAGTGCCTTCGGCCTTGGTGTTGACCAAAGCGACGTTCGTTCTGTGATCCATGCCTGCGTGCCCGCCTCAGTCGACCGCTTCTATCAGGAAGTTGGGCGCGGTGGCCGCGACGGTCACGCGGCCGTGTCGGTCTGGATGCCGAGCACTACCGATGCCCAGGAGGGGCGCGCCATCGAGAACGCCACCGTTCTTGGTGACAAGAAGAGTTGGGGTCGTTGGGACGCGATGCGTTCAGCGCGCATCTCGGACGACCCGTTGCGCCGCGAACTTGTTGTGGACACCAGCACCGTTCCTTCCTGGCTTTACCACGCCTCTGACAGCAACCAACTGTGGAACCGCAACACTCTGGTCCTGCTGCAACGGGCCGGGGTACTCGATATTGTCGACACTCCCCCGCCGACCCTGGAGCGCGTTGAATGCGAACCTGAGGCTGATTGGCAACAGCGCGTCGATGCTGCCTGGTCCGCATACGTGAAGCACGCGACCGTCCGCATCCGCTCGGGCATTCCGAATGTCGACGAGGCAACTGTCCTGCACGCGATCGATAGGGTTCGACGTGAGATCCGTGATTCAGAATCCGACTCGCGCGACCGGATCGAGCGCATGTTCAGGCTGGACGAATGCTGGGGTTCAATCCTGAGCGAGGAATACGCGTACGAAGACGTTGGCGCGATGTGCGCTCATCAGGTCGTCGCGCCCGCGTGCTCGGGGTGCCCCGCTGTCGCACACGTTCACGAGCCGTCTTTGCGGGCTGCGCGACCGGTCGTGCAGGAGGCATTTCTCCCGCAACTGCACCGCGAGGTAAGTCCCACGCTTGCGGCGATGGCCACCAGTGGTCGGACACTGGTCGTGACCTATCCCGAGGGAGATCTCCGGATCCACCTTGCAGAACTCGTTACGAAGGCAGTGACACACGGCGTCCGAGGAATCTTGGCTTCCGCAAGTCTGGTCGGCTTGCCCGCGGTAGTTGACGCAGGTCGCTCTGCACCGGAAGGACTGGTCGCCACTGATCCGCTCGTTGCGGGTCCACCCCGAACGTTCCCGATCCCCACGTTGGTCCTCTTGGACCCGACCGATCCACCCCAGTTGAGTTGGCTCGCAGGTCAAACTGGTTCCCTTCGGATCGTCGTGCTTCCGGAAGAGACGACGGACCCCGAGTATCCCGGCCAACCAGTAAAGAGCATTCGCGTCCCGCATTGGACGCTCTCGTACTTCCTTAGGAGCTTGTGA